A window of Gossypium hirsutum isolate 1008001.06 chromosome D13, Gossypium_hirsutum_v2.1, whole genome shotgun sequence genomic DNA:
GGTTGAATGCTTAACACTGACGTGTCGTTTCTAGTTCATGACAGCCCTCATTTGCAGATATCCACCATTACTAAGTCTAAGTTCGCATAATTTGATGCCTGAACCAATTTGGGGAACAATTCTCATTCTCTATCATGCTTTCAGGAATTGTACAAATTGTTCAATCAACGATAGGCATTTTGTTAGCAGCTTGTACAAGTTTCGATATCAACTATACAGTGTTGTTGATAACCTTTTTGGTACGAACCAGAATAAAACCGGTCATAAGGAACTTATCTCTTTGAATGATTTTTTCAGTGTGGTATGGAGTTGGGAGAAACATTATTAAATCTCTCAAGAGCTTGGGAGTCAGCTGATACATCAACTTCGTATGCATTAGCAAGCAAGCTCCCGTTGCTTGCCAACTCTTTGACTGACAGCGCAAAATTAGGCAAGAAAAAAGCATCTGCAAATGACATCTAAATATCAATCTTAGagaaatttatttctaaaatctTGTTAGTTTCCAACTATTTGCTGCTTTTAGCATTTGGAAGGCGCTTGGTAGCTGCTGGAAGAAGGTTCCAGGCTATGGGACAGTATGGTCAAGGCGAACTTCAAAAGGTATTTCAAGTAACCCGGAAATAGATGCTTTTTCTTGTATCGTTGTCGATTTTATGAGCCCATATTACTCCAATTCTTCATTTTCCTTGAAACCTCCATTTCCAACGCATGTAGATTTGGAGGTATGGTCCTCTAAATGTAAGGAAAGCTTCGAAAAATTCAATATTACCCGTATCCAGTACCCTGAGTCTATGTAACATAGTCATGAACATTCTAACTTATTTTCATACTGATTGAAGAGATACTGAACTATGTATTGTAGCTCATGATCAAGAAACAAGGAAATTGCACAGAGGACCTCAACCTCAACTCAGATCACTAGTCCCATGTCCAagttttcttgatatttttaacCCCAACCCTAGAAAACTCTTATATTgtcttaaaatttgaaaaagattcaCATTGAACCATTGTAGATAGCAAAAGCAGTGAATGCAGCTGGAAAACTTCTGTCTGCAAGTTCAATATCTGCAACAACTGAAGAACAACCAAAAACGGAAACTAGAATGTTTAAGGTAGATGGAATTTCTCCACCTGTTCTAGAACGTATATTCAATTGAATGCACCTAAAGTAATTATTGAGTAGAAGTTTTTTTCCACTTGCAGTTTGGAGAACTTCAGGTTGAGGTAACATCGGAGAAAGCTAACATTGGAGCTGCAATAGGTTTCGTTTTCGGGTAAACATCTCATTTATGCTGTAATTTCTGTTAAACATATCCTAAAACTATGTTAAATAACAGCTCTTACTAATTGAAAATTCCAGGATTCTTTCATGGCAAATAGCTCAGGGCATCCAAAGCATTCCGGAGAGTTCATTGGAATATGCAAATGACAATGCTCTGCTTCTAGCTAAGGTGCCTGAAAATTCTCTCATAACAGTTAAACTGTTGCTATTGATACTAAAACTTGAAACTCTATGATGCAGTCATTAAGAGGAGCACTACTTGCAGTTTTCTATTCATCCACAATCTTGTCCGTTTTCACCACCATTGGACTTCTCTTACTTGGAAGACAACTAAAGTCTGAGGGAAAGTAACCTTCTTCGAGCTTTCTTGCCCCGATTTTGCTTGTGAGTTGGCTAGACTTGACAATGAGCTTCCAGCAGGAATAATGGCATCAAGGACCAGGAAGGCTGCTATTCGGCCTGTCCTTCAAAATTACCAGATTCCAACTTGTTGCTGATTTCTGGTTAGTTATCTGGGTTATACATTTCCACGTCAACAAAAGAGATTTTGGTATATAAGCTGCCAATGTTTCTCAAAGTTCGATTTTAAATTATAGAATAACTCTATTAGCCTACTTCATTTGGATATTATTTGTAAGGGGCTTTGGTTTAATCTTGGGACTTGAGTGCAGATATTACCATTCTAAAGTAGATGCAAATCTAAATAGTAACAAGCAGATTATGAATTGAGATATTCGATAAATTAAGTTCAAAAATTAGGATCTTTCAAACATTACTAATATCAACCCAACTATCATCCCCAAGAAAGGAGATTATAATAAGAGCAAGATGGCAATTAATACATCTAAGGTAAACACACAATTTAAATTCACCTTAGGCCTATCTATCTAAATCATTGTACAATGATCTTCCCACTTCACTGGTGCTAAAACTATCAATGCATCCACCCTTTGTCTAGAAATCTTTACAAGTTATGTGGGCCACAAGGGGTGCTAAACAATCTTATCTAGTGACAAAATTTAAAGTTACAACAGTGCCATTCACCAGTCACCACCGGCTGTGATATCGATGGCTACTATACCGAGATGAATAATCCAAGTAGCTGTTGTCCCATCTTTCATCGGTCTCATATTCAAATCCATGAGCTCTTGGAGAATATCTTGAACCATAGGAGCCATGACtaccaaaatcttcatatacCAAGGGGCTCCTTCTACCCCTCTCATAATACGACCTTCCTGAGGTGGGGCTTCGTGGCCTTGGAATAGGATGTCTTGGACTGTTAAAACCGTATGGTGAATCATAATTACCATACCTTGGGGGATGGGATGAGCTAACTCTGGAGTCAACTCCGGGAGGGCCTTCATCCTCATAATCACTAAAATACCTTCGTTCCAGCCCTCTGCTGCCAGATTCAGAAGAATGGTTTACTCTATGGTGCGATTGTGACCTACTCTTGAATGATTCAGAACTTGGACTAGGAGCCCAAAGTTTTTCATCTGCCTCAACAGGGATCGGTGCATTTATTCCTGGAAATTCAACTGTCATTTTCATCTGTGGTTCAGGCTGCTGCACCATCTCAGCAATTTCTCCATCTTCCTGTCCTTCATCGGTTTCCACATCAGCATATATTGTAATTCCAGATGGCTCATCCTCGTCAGGGGCTGAAAATTTTAGAGATGGTCAATTTAAAGTAGCATGAGAAAATAACAAGTCAATGTTAAAGCTGCTAACGCATAATTTAAATTGGCATACAATGGTACAATCTAGACACGGTGGTTAGAGATCAGAAGATGCGAATTTAAGAGCAAGCTATAAGGGGAAGCCATTTTTATTTGTGGCCCGGAATTCAATAAAATTTGTAGACTTCGCGTCTTTTCCTCTACCAAACACTTTGCATACTTATTTTACTTTCTTGATGCTTAAGATGTGGGGCCCTTAGGACATTGTCCCAATTATTTGCAGCAACTAGTAAATGTTTATTGGTCAACCCCTCATCTTTATCTGTAAACCA
This region includes:
- the LOC107936878 gene encoding uncharacterized protein — protein: MSSCSSSSFSLLKPLTFPSTPCPSPALLFHNNPNYIPFKTTSNHSKTLHLSKRLTIPFALTESDSPKSLQPDLQTLLLQLADSFDLPSDYFSQLPNDLRLDLNDAAFDLSNGPVIDECGMELGETLLNLSRAWESADTSTSYALASKLPLLANSLTDSAKLAFGRRLVAAGRRFQAMGQYGQGELQKIAKAVNAAGKLLSASSISATTEEQPKTETRMFKFGELQVEVTSEKANIGAAIGFVFGILSWQIAQGIQSIPESSLEYANDNALLLAKSLRGALLAVFYSSTILSVFTTIGLLLLGRQLKSEGK